A single genomic interval of Nitrosomonadales bacterium harbors:
- a CDS encoding phage BR0599 family protein has product MSYLTQETSVAAGLPVELYRFVLGQQIWAVTSGREVVTYQADTYQPAVLRRSGLEQSPDFSRNGIELECARDFAVAQLFAASRPNGVVSLTLFRNHYGDSEYITAWKGRVASVVFAGSGATIRCESIFTALKRPGLRAHYQTGCRHALYDPGCGINNQAYKIAGTLSAVSGLTATSVAFLSQSTGWLTGGYLRVGGVPRMITQHSGDTVTLSSVLPGLAVGSAFEAFAGCDRSFSTCQSKFGNSLNFGGFPWIPAKNPFAGDSII; this is encoded by the coding sequence ATGTCCTACCTCACGCAGGAAACCTCGGTGGCCGCTGGCCTGCCGGTGGAACTCTATCGCTTCGTCCTTGGCCAGCAGATCTGGGCGGTGACCAGCGGCCGCGAGGTCGTGACCTACCAGGCCGACACCTACCAACCGGCCGTTCTGCGTCGTTCCGGACTGGAGCAATCGCCGGATTTCTCGCGCAATGGCATCGAACTGGAATGTGCGCGCGACTTTGCGGTGGCCCAGTTGTTTGCCGCCAGTCGGCCCAACGGGGTGGTGTCTCTGACGCTGTTTCGCAATCACTACGGCGATAGCGAATACATCACCGCATGGAAGGGCCGGGTGGCTTCGGTGGTGTTTGCCGGCAGTGGCGCGACGATCCGCTGCGAATCGATCTTCACGGCCCTCAAGCGCCCGGGATTGCGGGCGCATTACCAGACCGGGTGCCGCCATGCCCTCTACGACCCAGGCTGTGGCATCAACAACCAGGCCTACAAGATCGCCGGCACGCTGAGCGCGGTCTCTGGATTGACGGCAACGTCGGTGGCCTTCCTGTCGCAGAGCACCGGATGGCTGACCGGCGGTTACCTTCGCGTGGGCGGCGTACCGCGCATGATCACCCAGCACTCGGGCGATACGGTGACCCTGTCGAGCGTCCTGCCCGGACTGGCGGTAGGCAGTGCCTTCGAAGCCTTCGCCGGCTGCGACCGCAGTTTCTCGACCTGCCAGAGCAAGTTCGGCAATTCGCTGAACTTTGGCGGATTCCCATGGATACCGGCAAAGAACCCCTTTGCCGGCGACTCGATCATCTGA